The following coding sequences are from one Ovis canadensis isolate MfBH-ARS-UI-01 breed Bighorn chromosome 7, ARS-UI_OviCan_v2, whole genome shotgun sequence window:
- the EMC4 gene encoding ER membrane protein complex subunit 4 isoform X2: protein MNLFIMYMAGNTISIFPTMMVCMMAWRPIQALMAISATFKMLESSSQKFLQGLVYLIGNLMGLALAVYKCQSMGLLPTHASDWLAFIEPPERMEFSGGGLLL from the exons ATGAACCTCTTCATCATGTACATGGCAGGCAATACCATCTCCATCTTCCCTACTATGATGGTGTGCATGATGGCTTGGcgacccattcaggcacttatgGCCATTTCAGCCA CTTTCAAGATGCTAGAAAGTTCAAGCCAGAAGTTTCTTCAGGGTTTGGTGTATCTCATTGGCAACCTTATGGGTTTGGCATTGGCTGTTTATAAGTGCCAATCAATGGGACTGTTGCCTACACATGCATCAGATTGGTTAGCCTTCATTGAACCCCCTGAG AGGATGGAGTTCAGTGGAGGAGGACTGCTTTTGTGA
- the EMC4 gene encoding ER membrane protein complex subunit 4 isoform X1, with amino-acid sequence MTAQGSLVANRGRRFKWAIELSGPGGGSRGRSDRGGGQGDSLYPVGYLDKQVPDTSVQETDRILVEKRCWDIALGPLKQIPMNLFIMYMAGNTISIFPTMMVCMMAWRPIQALMAISATFKMLESSSQKFLQGLVYLIGNLMGLALAVYKCQSMGLLPTHASDWLAFIEPPERMEFSGGGLLL; translated from the exons ATGACTGCCCAAGGGAGCTTGGTGGCTAACCGAGGCCGGCGCTTCAAGTGGGCGATTGAGCTGAGCGGACCTGGAGGAGGCAGCAG GGGCCGAAGTGACCGGGGCGGTGGCCAGGGAGACTCGCTGTACCCAGTTGGTTACTTGGACAAGCAAGTGCCTGATACCAGCGTTCAAGAGACAGACCGGATCCTAGTGGAGAAG CGCTGCTGGGACATTGCCTTGGGTCCCCTAAAACAGATTCCTATGAACCTCTTCATCATGTACATGGCAGGCAATACCATCTCCATCTTCCCTACTATGATGGTGTGCATGATGGCTTGGcgacccattcaggcacttatgGCCATTTCAGCCA CTTTCAAGATGCTAGAAAGTTCAAGCCAGAAGTTTCTTCAGGGTTTGGTGTATCTCATTGGCAACCTTATGGGTTTGGCATTGGCTGTTTATAAGTGCCAATCAATGGGACTGTTGCCTACACATGCATCAGATTGGTTAGCCTTCATTGAACCCCCTGAG AGGATGGAGTTCAGTGGAGGAGGACTGCTTTTGTGA